A stretch of Paenibacillus sp. URB8-2 DNA encodes these proteins:
- a CDS encoding GNAT family N-acetyltransferase, which translates to MHTGTQVIQTERLMLRPFVIQDAESMLRNWIGDEEVQANYGEPVYETIESVHELLQKWMSSYAQSEFYRWALVLKDRKECIGQIAFCHVDSVHHVADIEYCIGRSYQGQGYATEALTSVIQFVFGHTKLNRLQAFHRGRNVSSGRVLQKAQMKYEGILRKSYFYSDMGEYDDKIYYGVIRSDIMSH; encoded by the coding sequence TTGCATACCGGGACTCAAGTTATTCAGACCGAAAGACTCATGCTAAGGCCATTTGTTATACAAGATGCTGAGAGCATGTTAAGAAACTGGATTGGCGATGAAGAAGTACAGGCAAACTACGGTGAGCCCGTGTACGAAACTATCGAATCCGTTCATGAATTACTGCAAAAATGGATGAGTTCTTATGCACAGAGTGAATTTTACAGGTGGGCCCTAGTACTTAAAGACAGGAAAGAGTGTATTGGGCAAATTGCCTTTTGTCATGTGGATAGCGTTCATCATGTTGCGGATATCGAATATTGTATTGGAAGATCGTACCAAGGTCAGGGATATGCCACTGAAGCGCTGACTTCGGTCATCCAATTTGTATTTGGGCATACCAAGCTAAATAGACTTCAGGCCTTTCATCGGGGAAGAAATGTGTCTTCCGGAAGGGTGTTACAAAAAGCCCAAATGAAATATGAAGGAATTTTAAGAAAAAGCTACTTTTACAGCGATATGGGCGAGTACGATGATAAAATTTATTACGGCGTTATCCGAAGCGACATTATGAGCCACTAA
- a CDS encoding SDR family NAD(P)-dependent oxidoreductase translates to MDLKLTDKVAVVSGASKGIGLAIVKKFTQEGAKVVAISRSLTEELEQLVQNHPVKHLAIDVNTARDTDELSQKLVEAFGKIDILINNVGAIDETRGKGFLATPSEEWEQLYNLNLFSVVRLTQAALPHILEQNSGSIVNISSINAQMPELLLPIYGTTKAALNNLTKVLAGEFGPRQIRVNSISPGPVVTPLWNHSESGLAKSVGAAAGMTSEDIMEKLPAMAGITLGRFAQPEDIANLTVFLASEQASMITGSDYVIDGNLLKTI, encoded by the coding sequence ATGGATTTGAAATTGACCGACAAAGTAGCTGTAGTATCTGGAGCAAGCAAAGGAATAGGACTGGCCATTGTCAAAAAATTCACCCAGGAAGGCGCAAAAGTAGTCGCCATCAGCCGTTCTCTCACGGAAGAGCTGGAGCAGCTCGTCCAGAATCATCCGGTTAAGCATTTAGCCATTGATGTTAATACCGCGCGCGATACGGATGAACTCTCACAGAAGCTGGTTGAGGCATTCGGCAAGATTGACATTTTGATTAACAATGTTGGAGCGATTGATGAGACGAGAGGCAAAGGTTTTCTGGCAACACCCAGCGAAGAATGGGAGCAGCTCTATAACTTGAACTTATTCAGTGTCGTTCGGCTTACACAAGCTGCCCTGCCTCATATTCTTGAGCAAAATTCCGGTTCCATTGTCAACATCTCTTCGATTAACGCCCAAATGCCCGAATTGCTTCTGCCTATATACGGCACAACCAAAGCAGCTCTGAACAATCTAACCAAAGTGCTGGCCGGGGAATTTGGTCCGCGCCAAATTAGAGTGAATTCCATCTCGCCAGGCCCAGTGGTAACACCGCTGTGGAATCATTCGGAAAGCGGACTTGCGAAATCGGTTGGTGCAGCAGCAGGCATGACTTCAGAAGACATCATGGAAAAGCTTCCCGCTATGGCTGGCATCACTTTAGGACGCTTTGCCCAACCGGAAGATATTGCGAACCTGACTGTTTTCCTTGCATCCGAGCAGGCTTCCATGATTACCGGATCGGATTATGTCATTGACGGTAATTTGCTTAAAACAATCTAA
- a CDS encoding S-layer homology domain-containing protein, translating into MRPQLQRIILFLFLPFFLIAQSFPVSARAAETDLLDKYYPSDIDGHWAYEAIDNFVSANLLSGYADVDGTISIKPNNDITRAEFVTILVNAAGLTSSQSGKTFTDVKAGKWYADPIRIASSLGIVGGITNTEFGPDRPITRGEIAVMVVNAFSSSVQFDGQPKAFTDVPQYYAKPAIQKASQAGIVTGMTQTEFKPFNRATRAQAVVMLERSLKLQQGNLPTDQDLINVAAKADKEETQLMVDKKYADLERIFLKYYTGYQFAYNMSSLAEINQMAAVGGTIDIEVVKAPTFLVTERSDRLAVLDSVYGEIKMKISNGANTYEDTIKTDGQYLLKKMSDNSWKIYAILTNE; encoded by the coding sequence ATGAGACCACAGTTACAACGCATTATTCTTTTTCTGTTTTTACCCTTTTTCTTGATTGCCCAGAGCTTTCCCGTATCGGCCCGTGCAGCAGAAACCGATCTGTTGGACAAATACTATCCTTCCGACATTGATGGGCATTGGGCATATGAGGCGATTGATAATTTCGTCAGTGCCAACTTGTTAAGTGGCTATGCCGATGTGGATGGTACGATCAGTATTAAGCCGAATAATGACATTACCCGCGCCGAATTCGTAACGATTCTTGTCAATGCGGCGGGCTTGACCAGCAGCCAGTCAGGTAAAACCTTCACGGACGTCAAGGCTGGAAAATGGTACGCTGATCCGATCCGGATTGCCAGTTCGCTCGGCATCGTCGGCGGCATCACCAATACGGAATTCGGTCCTGACCGGCCGATCACTCGTGGTGAGATCGCCGTTATGGTCGTGAATGCTTTTTCATCATCCGTACAGTTCGACGGACAACCCAAAGCCTTTACGGATGTTCCGCAATATTACGCGAAGCCTGCCATTCAAAAAGCCAGCCAGGCCGGCATCGTGACCGGGATGACCCAGACCGAATTCAAGCCGTTCAACCGCGCAACCCGCGCTCAGGCAGTTGTAATGCTCGAACGCTCCCTGAAGCTGCAGCAGGGGAACCTGCCGACAGATCAGGATTTGATTAATGTTGCTGCCAAAGCCGACAAAGAAGAAACACAGCTGATGGTCGACAAGAAGTATGCTGACCTCGAGCGGATTTTCCTTAAATATTACACAGGCTACCAGTTTGCTTACAACATGTCTTCTTTGGCCGAGATCAATCAAATGGCGGCCGTGGGCGGAACGATAGATATTGAAGTCGTGAAAGCCCCGACTTTCCTCGTTACCGAACGTTCTGATCGTCTGGCGGTGTTGGATTCGGTATACGGAGAAATCAAAATGAAAATTTCGAATGGCGCTAATACCTATGAAGACACGATCAAGACGGACGGCCAATACCTGCTGAAGAAAATGTCGGATAACAGCTGGAAAATATACGCCATCCTTACCAACGAATAA
- a CDS encoding MFS transporter — protein MDKQNSKYRWIVFTAVLFTYFLVVSQRTAPGLITDQLMKDFNVSASTIGLLTSIQFLAYASLQIPIGILSDRYGPNLFLIAGALLNGLGTLIYSFAPNEFVLLVSRSLVGMGDATIWVNLVLILSQWFRVKEFVGLLGLAGMAGSLGFLLATFPFSAWIAHSGWRTPFFTVGVLLVLCGILLYVVLVKQPNKRFKEDNLVTVQTEQKREKTLAMLKRIFSDRQAWATFFCHFGLVGTYVGFIGSWAVPYGMQMYGMTRSEVSQLMMIGLVGAIVGASLTTWIANRLESIKRPYLVVHLVVFVSWAVFLLFSGKPPYFMLIILFFIIGYGNGASALTFAAVRQSFTMREVGVVSGFANTGGFISAILLPSIYGKVLDHFQPVSSGIGYFYGFIIPVLFSILGLMGGFLLREQRRESSKASGLSV, from the coding sequence TTGGACAAACAAAATAGCAAGTATCGGTGGATTGTTTTTACCGCGGTATTGTTTACCTATTTCCTGGTCGTAAGTCAAAGGACGGCGCCGGGGTTGATTACCGATCAATTGATGAAAGATTTCAATGTCTCGGCATCGACCATCGGATTGCTGACTAGCATCCAATTTTTGGCGTACGCCAGCTTGCAAATTCCGATTGGGATTTTATCCGATCGTTATGGCCCCAATTTGTTCCTTATCGCAGGCGCACTGCTGAATGGTCTGGGCACTTTAATTTACAGTTTTGCGCCAAATGAATTCGTGCTGCTTGTTTCCAGATCCTTGGTAGGCATGGGGGACGCTACAATCTGGGTCAATCTGGTCTTAATCTTAAGTCAATGGTTTAGAGTAAAAGAGTTTGTCGGGCTACTTGGTCTCGCGGGAATGGCCGGCAGTCTGGGCTTCTTACTGGCAACGTTTCCTTTTTCGGCTTGGATTGCCCATTCAGGCTGGAGAACTCCATTTTTTACAGTCGGCGTTTTACTCGTTCTTTGCGGAATTCTTCTTTATGTCGTACTCGTTAAGCAGCCAAACAAACGATTCAAGGAAGACAATCTTGTAACGGTTCAGACGGAACAAAAGCGTGAAAAAACTCTTGCGATGTTAAAACGGATATTTTCAGATCGGCAAGCATGGGCCACCTTCTTCTGTCATTTTGGGCTGGTCGGTACGTATGTCGGGTTTATAGGCTCGTGGGCGGTTCCTTATGGAATGCAGATGTACGGAATGACGCGCTCGGAAGTAAGTCAGCTCATGATGATCGGACTTGTCGGGGCGATCGTTGGCGCTTCACTGACTACCTGGATTGCCAATCGTCTGGAATCGATAAAACGGCCCTATTTGGTCGTTCATCTCGTCGTTTTTGTCAGCTGGGCAGTGTTTCTACTATTTAGCGGAAAACCTCCCTACTTTATGCTTATTATTCTGTTCTTCATCATCGGCTATGGAAATGGAGCGAGTGCTTTAACGTTTGCGGCCGTTCGTCAATCATTTACGATGCGGGAGGTTGGCGTCGTCTCGGGCTTTGCGAATACCGGGGGCTTTATCAGCGCTATTCTTTTGCCGAGCATCTACGGGAAGGTGTTGGATCATTTTCAGCCAGTTTCAAGCGGTATCGGGTATTTCTACGGTTTTATCATTCCGGTTCTGTTCTCCATACTGGGCTTAATGGGAGGCTTTCTGTTAAGAGAACAGCGCAGGGAATCCTCGAAGGCAAGCGGGCTTTCGGTTTGA
- a CDS encoding TetR/AcrR family transcriptional regulator, with translation MILENKAIYKPSVGLYNEINNGKNLLNDYGGVTLKQEQRREQTIGQLLNATKELLRDRGCHGITMKDIMEKSELSKGAIFHYVKSKDEIFAWVLQERLEETNKHFMNEVIQAPITFDGPMQVISRNLAALEDAYDVTNKVLMYLLGKEDEPVVAEVLKNYYERSVYLAKQWIVSGQQHGVILESVDPDKTAEMFVLLSMGLRVRSSFPIKNTSATAQDLSAYMVSILKDQ, from the coding sequence ATGATTCTCGAAAATAAAGCTATTTACAAACCGTCGGTCGGTTTATATAATGAGATTAATAACGGAAAAAATTTGTTGAACGATTATGGAGGAGTCACTTTGAAACAAGAGCAACGCCGAGAACAAACAATAGGGCAACTGCTGAATGCAACTAAGGAGCTATTGCGGGATAGAGGCTGCCACGGGATCACAATGAAGGATATCATGGAAAAATCAGAATTATCTAAGGGGGCGATCTTCCATTATGTGAAAAGTAAAGACGAAATTTTTGCCTGGGTGCTGCAAGAACGGCTTGAAGAAACCAACAAACATTTCATGAACGAAGTGATACAGGCCCCAATAACCTTTGATGGACCGATGCAAGTGATCTCGCGTAATCTCGCGGCATTGGAAGATGCATATGATGTGACAAACAAAGTTCTGATGTACTTGTTAGGCAAGGAAGATGAGCCTGTTGTCGCGGAAGTGCTAAAGAATTATTATGAGCGGTCTGTATATTTAGCTAAGCAATGGATCGTAAGCGGCCAGCAGCACGGGGTTATTCTAGAATCGGTTGATCCGGACAAGACGGCAGAAATGTTCGTTCTGTTATCGATGGGTCTGCGCGTCCGTTCTTCCTTTCCTATCAAGAACACTTCTGCTACTGCTCAAGATCTATCAGCATACATGGTCAGTATTTTGAAAGACCAATAG
- a CDS encoding DoxX family protein, with amino-acid sequence MAPLIALVASFLLFRVIGYLGLSFFDDWHTSLQGAVAVMFLLTASAHWGKRRLDLIRMVPPSFPRSEWIVTATGFLEIAGAIGIMLPRTSLAASVGLTLLLIAMFPANIYAARNKLTIDGKPVPKLLVRTLLQILFIAAVILASPISSSLQ; translated from the coding sequence ATGGCACCACTTATTGCGCTTGTTGCATCTTTTTTATTGTTCCGGGTGATCGGGTACTTAGGACTGTCTTTTTTCGATGATTGGCACACATCACTGCAAGGGGCGGTGGCTGTCATGTTTCTGCTCACTGCTTCTGCTCACTGGGGAAAAAGGCGTCTCGACCTGATCCGGATGGTTCCTCCTTCCTTTCCGAGGAGCGAATGGATCGTAACGGCTACGGGATTCCTGGAAATAGCCGGGGCTATCGGTATTATGCTCCCCCGAACTTCCCTTGCTGCATCGGTTGGCTTGACACTTTTACTGATAGCGATGTTCCCTGCAAATATATATGCGGCTCGAAACAAATTGACGATTGACGGTAAGCCTGTACCCAAGCTGCTTGTCCGGACTTTGCTGCAAATCCTATTTATCGCGGCAGTCATATTGGCCTCCCCGATCTCATCAAGCCTCCAATAG
- a CDS encoding zinc-binding dehydrogenase, whose amino-acid sequence MATNKRIVVNRFGGPEVLELIEEPVPKPKKNEVLIKNLVTGVAFGDIILRKGEAPFQKPPLTPGTEIVGIVKEAGPNVTTVKVGQLVAALPFFGGYTEHICLHQKELIPIPDGIDPKEAASLVLNYLMAYQLLHRYAHVQQGEKVLKVEMFGTASQTKHAYVSSLGATPIDYKNTDFVREINKYHPDGMDVVFDCMGGINFKKSYQILRKKDRVIGYGSGHLLPTLMTIMSRKFMPDGRRASLYFLILSKKTKPHWFKEDLITLFEMLRNRAFQPVINQTFPLSEAKAAHEMLENGVTGKVLLTMNP is encoded by the coding sequence ATGGCGACAAACAAACGGATTGTGGTCAACCGATTTGGGGGACCTGAAGTACTGGAACTGATCGAAGAACCGGTGCCCAAACCGAAAAAAAATGAAGTATTGATCAAGAACTTAGTGACTGGAGTCGCTTTCGGAGATATTATCCTTCGGAAAGGAGAGGCTCCGTTTCAAAAGCCACCACTTACACCCGGCACCGAAATTGTTGGCATCGTAAAGGAAGCAGGGCCGAATGTAACCACGGTAAAAGTCGGACAGCTTGTTGCTGCACTCCCCTTCTTTGGAGGATATACCGAACATATTTGTCTGCATCAGAAGGAGCTTATCCCGATCCCCGATGGGATTGATCCGAAAGAAGCGGCATCTCTTGTGCTCAATTATTTGATGGCGTATCAGTTGCTCCATCGGTATGCCCATGTGCAGCAAGGAGAGAAAGTTCTCAAGGTTGAAATGTTCGGTACAGCCTCACAAACTAAGCATGCTTATGTATCGAGTTTAGGCGCCACCCCAATCGACTACAAAAATACAGATTTTGTTCGCGAGATTAACAAATACCATCCTGACGGAATGGATGTTGTGTTTGACTGTATGGGCGGTATAAACTTCAAAAAATCATATCAAATCTTGCGAAAGAAAGACCGGGTAATCGGTTATGGCTCCGGGCATCTTTTACCTACACTAATGACAATCATGTCTCGGAAATTTATGCCCGATGGAAGGCGAGCTTCGCTCTATTTTCTAATCTTATCTAAAAAAACAAAACCGCATTGGTTTAAAGAAGATCTGATTACGTTATTTGAAATGCTTCGCAATCGAGCTTTCCAACCTGTTATCAATCAAACCTTCCCCCTATCGGAAGCTAAAGCTGCACATGAAATGTTGGAGAACGGTGTGACAGGAAAAGTCCTCTTGACGATGAACCCTTAG
- a CDS encoding TetR/AcrR family transcriptional regulator codes for MNGFEKRRQQKRDSILNAALELFKQHGYHKVSIAEIAKSASVAESSIYNFFNNKDNLKLELMRKLLYEDCARTMNISASRDPVQLKLEKLLMSKITLFKNFSVHFPLESSGMGIITEELSVDQDYHHAILNLIEDGKREGVFIESITTNAMAAYFDIIRYYFIHNPDSTAIFDNNPEFAGEMYSLFLNALLKK; via the coding sequence ATGAACGGTTTTGAAAAAAGACGTCAACAAAAAAGGGATTCCATATTAAACGCCGCGCTGGAATTGTTTAAACAACATGGATATCACAAGGTCAGCATCGCTGAGATTGCAAAATCAGCCTCCGTTGCGGAGTCCTCGATTTATAACTTTTTCAACAATAAAGACAATCTGAAGCTGGAATTGATGAGGAAGTTGTTGTATGAAGATTGTGCGAGGACGATGAACATTTCGGCGAGCCGCGATCCTGTCCAGCTTAAGCTTGAAAAATTGCTGATGTCCAAAATTACTTTATTCAAAAACTTTTCCGTGCATTTTCCGCTGGAATCATCGGGAATGGGGATTATTACCGAAGAGCTTTCGGTCGATCAAGATTATCATCATGCAATTCTTAACCTAATTGAGGATGGAAAAAGAGAGGGCGTGTTCATCGAGTCCATTACAACAAATGCAATGGCCGCTTACTTCGATATTATCCGGTATTATTTTATTCACAATCCTGACTCCACCGCAATATTTGACAACAATCCGGAGTTTGCAGGAGAAATGTATTCATTATTTTTGAATGCTCTGTTGAAGAAATGA